The nucleotide sequence ATAGAATCGCTGCATTCCATCGCATTCCCGCTCAAACTGCCCTCCAATCCGGGCCACAAGTTATTTGATTAAAATAACTTAATGTAAACCAAATTCAGTGAGATCTGCTGCAATGTCGACTCCCGTTCGAACTCGTTTCGCTCCCAGTCCCACCGGCTACATGCACATTGGAGGGATGCGGACGGCTCTGTTTGCCTGGCTTTGGGCTCGTCACACCGGGGGAACGTTCATCCTCAGAATCGATGACACCGACCAGGAACGGAACGTCGAAGCGGCCCTGGGACCGATCTTTCGAGCGTTCGAATGGCTGGGACTGAACTGGGATGAAGGTCCCAAAGCAGGAGGTCCCCACGAGCCTTACTATCAGTCACAACGGAGTCACCTCTACAAGGCCGCAGTCGAACAACTGCTCAAAGAGGGAAAGGCATTCAAGGATTTTGATCCCCCGGAACTGATTGCCGAAGATCGAAAGCAGGCTGAAGCGGCCAAGAAGACTTACATCAATGTCCGACGATCGCTGGAACTGTCAGAAGCCGAACGGCAGGAGTTCGAAGCGAGCGGCAAGCCCTTCACCGTTCGATTCCTGGTTCCACGCGACCAGAAGATCGCCATCGACGACGCTGTTCGAGGCCACGTCGAATGGGACTGCTCACTGATGCCGGACCCGGTCATCATGCGCAGCAATGGCACCTGCCTTTATAACTTTGCAACCGTGGTCGACGACGTCCAGATGGGAATCACACACATCATCCGGGCCGAAGAGCACCTGGCGAATACTCCGGTCCAGGCTTTGATTCATCTGGCTCTGGGAAATCCCTTGCCCGTCTTTGCTCATATCCCCTTCATCACCGCTCCTGGTTCGACGAAGAAGCTAAGCAAACGGGATGTGGAAAAACTGAGAAACAGTCCTCAGTTGAAGAAGATGTTCGACCGTGCCGATGAAGTCTTTCCGCAACTGGGGATCGGCGATTCCAA is from Schlesneria sp. DSM 10557 and encodes:
- the gltX gene encoding glutamate--tRNA ligase, with translation MSTPVRTRFAPSPTGYMHIGGMRTALFAWLWARHTGGTFILRIDDTDQERNVEAALGPIFRAFEWLGLNWDEGPKAGGPHEPYYQSQRSHLYKAAVEQLLKEGKAFKDFDPPELIAEDRKQAEAAKKTYINVRRSLELSEAERQEFEASGKPFTVRFLVPRDQKIAIDDAVRGHVEWDCSLMPDPVIMRSNGTCLYNFATVVDDVQMGITHIIRAEEHLANTPVQALIHLALGNPLPVFAHIPFITAPGSTKKLSKRDVEKLRNSPQLKKMFDRADEVFPQLGIGDSKSLNPVMVEYYEKLGYLPAGILNALSRLGWSLDGSTEFMSLEEVVKNFTLERIVKASAGFDPEKLQSYQQHWMNQLSLEEKVAGSLPFLIQSKLISAEPDDATKLMVSRVIAALGDRLRVFSDILDYKEFFVADEELVYEDKPFQQRLRDVPESVGFVRSLREVILAVEPFDAASVDKLVHDFVEKQGIKIGQVVNALRVAITGKSAGVGLFDAFALLGRDRSIRRIDRALSRV